A region of Onychomys torridus chromosome 10, mOncTor1.1, whole genome shotgun sequence DNA encodes the following proteins:
- the Rhoh gene encoding rho-related GTP-binding protein RhoH has product MLSSIKCVLVGDSAVGKTSLLVRFTSETFPEAYKPTVYENTGVDVFMDGIQISLGLWDTAGNDAFRSIRPLSYQQADVVLMCYSVANHSSFLNLKNKWINEIRSNLPCTPVLVVATQTDQREVGPHRASCINALEGKRLAQDVRAKGYLECSALSNRGVQQVFECAVRTAVNQARRRNRRKLFSINECKIF; this is encoded by the coding sequence ATGCTGAGTTCTATCAAGTGCGTGTTGGTAGGGGACAGTGCTGTGGGGAAAACCTCACTGCTGGTGCGCTTCACCTCTGAGACCTTCCCGGAGGCCTACAAGCCCACTGTGTACGAGAATACTGGCGTGGACGTCTTTATGGATGGCATCCAGATCAGCCTGGGCCTCTGGGACACAGCCGGCAATGATGCCTTCCGAAGCATCCGCCCCCTGTCCTACCAGCAGGCGGATGTGGTACTCATGTGCTACTCGGTGGCCAATCATAGCTCATTCCTGAACTTGAAGAACAAATGGATTAATGAGATCAGGAGCAACCTACCCTGTACCCCAGTGCTGGTTGTGGCCACACAGACTGACCAGAGAGAGGTAGGACCCCACAGGGCCTCTTGCATCAATGCCTTAGAAGGGAAGAGGCTTGCCCAGGACGTGCGAGCCAAGGGCTACCTGGAGTGCTCAGCCCTTAGCAACCGGGGAGTACAGCAGGTATTTGAATGTGCTGTCAGAACGGCTGTCAACCAGGCCAGGAGACGGAACAGAAGGAAGCTCTTCTCCATCAATGAGTGCAAGATCTTCTAA